One Synechococcus sp. PROS-9-1 DNA window includes the following coding sequences:
- a CDS encoding putative quinol monooxygenase: MTMFDQSTPFLLLARIHVKPGCVDQYLELARITDMAVQSSEPGMLHHTFDQDPEDPQAFVWSEAYANDEAFAAHVSNPPVQEYLQKHAELGDGFSIEVYGTVGDDCRKLMESFGLPLKIYPSKLGYSRV; encoded by the coding sequence ATGACAATGTTTGATCAATCCACTCCCTTCCTCCTTCTTGCACGCATCCACGTCAAGCCGGGCTGCGTGGATCAATATCTGGAACTCGCCCGGATCACTGACATGGCCGTTCAGTCTTCCGAACCTGGCATGCTTCATCACACCTTTGATCAAGATCCAGAAGACCCACAAGCGTTTGTGTGGTCAGAGGCCTATGCAAATGACGAAGCATTTGCGGCTCACGTCTCCAACCCCCCTGTTCAGGAGTATTTGCAAAAACACGCTGAACTTGGAGATGGCTTCAGCATCGAAGTTTATGGAACTGTTGGCGATGACTGCAGAAAGCTGATGGAGTCCTTCGGACTTCCCCTTAAGATTTATCCATCCAAGCTTGGATATAGCAGAGTTTAA
- a CDS encoding exodeoxyribonuclease V subunit gamma: MLTVYRSNRTEFLATLLAQTLTLDPPGPFEELEIVVNTWPTSRWLGEQLAKANGISALVRFPFPGSRLRQLVRCILDLDPSTEDPWRAERLVWSVLKVLPGLLDHPTAESLNLWWEQHASVSGRLNRDHWQLARCLADAVDDYALYRPQELSQWIEGHGDADLPAHLHWQPQLVRALAALLPCDPFGLQVQKAVQRLRTGDVSVAALPPRLRLFGISNLAPVQVELLQGLSGLMAIELYLLTPCPELWQRSEQRRQTLGQAWNTPPDGPWLLESPRLEAILGRMGAEFQLLLEGNGDCSLGQWDQGDLFAAPIQIAASEQRPATLLEQVQQQLVDGSAPLLTPVDQDSSLRFLACAGPWREVQLVRDQILQWLASDPSLEPRDVLVMTPDVERYAPLLSSVFGDHDATGVSIPWRLTDRSQQSTPGLSQGFMALLRLASERFTASGLEALLANPALQVLQGITATDALRITQCLQQTGFRWGVDGKERGGDDTHSLNWCLDRWLLGLVLPAEPGLAPGGCAPFQGGLTIQQLEQWWPLLDGLAQWIIRLRQPHSPSAWTTQLNQLLQHLYGDGGDWAWEQQAIVEALDTMQQQASECTLDLDLSVVVSILDEALSADSGRFGHRSGALTISALEPMRAIPHRLIVLMGLDSQGFPRQRERPGFHLLEQQRRLGDPSSTDQDRYVLLEALMSARQHLLISWNARDERKGEELPPAPPVQQWLSLLKEQLKPEQFERVVLVQPANPLDPRNFLVNRSGSAFSSDRHHLDARRNLDRRDHHRLSESSLGLAHPLSWSPIATPNCLDSDAVDSDAVSRWIEAPQRYWLKARGLETREWSTPVEDLSALELEERERQSLLNQSFLNQLDWLATDSSLIWDHALPGEWSTQLRGQGLLPPGAAGLLAANRLEQRWQNLQQTLLKLGALHCESIRTETESRSVLRAGATTVLVSAGRLQSRTALGGWFTHLIQQASGVSTSTAVVCRCDSSAKTDQFELALHWQPLDPGRAQELLFSLNALAIAGAESCWPVPPSSGLAKALTLSKSLDKANRAFASRWDGGFAGMGERERPEMQLCFGDHFEADDFLSTACFEEAFQALYAPMLEAQRP, from the coding sequence TTGCTAACGGTCTACCGCAGCAATCGCACAGAGTTTCTGGCAACGCTTCTGGCCCAGACGCTGACGCTTGACCCACCAGGTCCGTTTGAGGAGCTGGAGATTGTCGTCAACACCTGGCCCACAAGCCGATGGCTCGGCGAGCAGCTTGCCAAAGCCAACGGCATTAGTGCTCTAGTGCGTTTTCCCTTTCCTGGATCACGCTTACGTCAGCTGGTGCGCTGCATCTTGGATCTCGATCCAAGCACTGAAGATCCTTGGCGCGCAGAACGACTGGTTTGGTCTGTTTTAAAGGTGCTCCCCGGTCTTCTCGACCACCCAACTGCTGAAAGCCTGAACCTTTGGTGGGAGCAACACGCAAGCGTTTCTGGACGGCTCAATCGTGATCATTGGCAACTGGCGCGCTGCCTCGCCGATGCGGTGGATGACTACGCCCTCTACCGACCGCAGGAACTGAGCCAATGGATTGAAGGTCATGGAGACGCTGACCTGCCGGCTCATTTGCACTGGCAACCACAGCTCGTTCGCGCCCTTGCAGCACTCCTCCCCTGTGATCCCTTTGGTCTTCAGGTGCAAAAGGCCGTTCAACGTCTACGAACAGGTGATGTTTCAGTAGCCGCTCTACCGCCTCGATTACGCCTGTTTGGCATCAGCAATCTCGCCCCTGTTCAGGTGGAACTCCTGCAAGGCCTCTCGGGCCTGATGGCGATTGAGCTGTACCTACTCACGCCATGCCCTGAGCTGTGGCAACGCTCCGAACAGAGGAGACAAACGCTCGGACAAGCGTGGAACACACCACCGGATGGGCCCTGGCTCCTGGAATCACCAAGACTGGAGGCGATTTTGGGACGCATGGGGGCTGAGTTTCAGTTGCTTTTGGAAGGCAACGGAGACTGCTCGCTCGGCCAATGGGATCAGGGCGATCTCTTCGCAGCGCCCATTCAGATCGCTGCATCCGAACAGCGGCCAGCCACGCTCTTAGAGCAAGTGCAACAACAGTTGGTGGATGGAAGCGCACCACTCCTCACCCCTGTTGATCAAGACAGCTCATTGCGTTTTTTGGCCTGCGCAGGACCATGGCGCGAGGTTCAACTGGTTCGCGATCAGATCCTGCAATGGCTGGCCTCCGATCCAAGCCTGGAGCCTCGCGATGTCTTGGTGATGACTCCGGATGTGGAGCGCTATGCCCCGCTCCTCAGCTCCGTCTTCGGTGATCACGACGCCACTGGAGTCAGCATTCCCTGGAGACTGACCGACCGAAGCCAACAGAGCACCCCAGGACTGAGCCAAGGGTTTATGGCCCTTTTGAGGCTGGCCAGTGAGCGCTTCACGGCATCCGGGTTAGAGGCTCTTCTGGCTAACCCAGCTCTCCAAGTGCTTCAAGGCATCACGGCCACGGATGCCTTGCGGATCACCCAGTGCCTCCAGCAGACGGGCTTCCGTTGGGGGGTGGATGGCAAGGAGCGAGGAGGCGATGACACCCATAGCCTCAATTGGTGTCTTGATCGCTGGCTGCTTGGCCTCGTTCTGCCTGCCGAGCCAGGTCTCGCTCCTGGAGGCTGCGCCCCCTTCCAGGGAGGTCTCACCATTCAGCAACTTGAACAATGGTGGCCGCTTCTGGATGGACTCGCGCAATGGATCATTCGCCTACGTCAACCCCACAGTCCCAGCGCTTGGACCACGCAGTTGAATCAGCTTCTCCAGCATCTCTATGGCGATGGAGGGGACTGGGCCTGGGAGCAACAAGCGATCGTCGAAGCACTCGACACGATGCAGCAACAGGCCTCTGAGTGCACTCTTGACCTTGATCTCTCCGTTGTGGTCTCCATTCTTGATGAGGCCCTCTCCGCCGATAGCGGTCGCTTTGGCCACCGCAGTGGTGCCCTCACGATCAGCGCCCTAGAGCCGATGCGGGCGATTCCCCATCGGCTGATCGTGCTGATGGGGCTTGATTCGCAAGGCTTTCCGCGTCAGCGGGAACGCCCTGGCTTTCACCTCCTGGAACAGCAGCGCCGACTCGGAGATCCATCGAGCACAGATCAAGACCGTTACGTGCTGCTGGAGGCGTTGATGTCGGCGCGACAACATCTGCTGATCAGCTGGAATGCACGCGATGAACGCAAGGGCGAAGAGCTTCCCCCCGCGCCGCCGGTTCAACAATGGCTCAGCTTGCTGAAGGAGCAACTCAAACCCGAACAGTTCGAGCGAGTGGTGTTGGTACAACCAGCGAATCCCTTGGATCCTCGAAATTTTCTCGTCAATCGCTCCGGCTCAGCCTTCAGTTCTGATCGTCACCACCTCGACGCCAGGCGCAATCTCGATCGCCGCGATCACCATCGCCTCAGCGAAAGCTCCCTGGGCCTAGCCCACCCCCTGAGCTGGAGTCCAATTGCAACCCCTAACTGTTTGGATTCAGACGCCGTTGATTCAGACGCAGTCAGTCGTTGGATTGAGGCTCCCCAGCGCTATTGGCTCAAAGCGCGGGGATTGGAGACACGGGAGTGGTCCACCCCCGTGGAAGATCTCTCAGCGCTCGAACTCGAGGAGCGGGAGCGTCAATCCCTTCTGAACCAGTCTTTCCTCAATCAGCTCGACTGGCTGGCAACCGATTCGAGCTTGATCTGGGACCACGCTCTTCCGGGGGAATGGAGCACACAGCTTCGAGGTCAAGGGTTGCTTCCGCCTGGCGCAGCAGGCCTACTGGCTGCCAATCGCCTCGAACAGCGCTGGCAGAACCTGCAACAAACCCTGTTAAAACTTGGGGCTTTGCACTGTGAATCCATCCGCACAGAGACCGAGTCACGCTCTGTGCTGAGAGCTGGGGCCACCACGGTTTTGGTTAGCGCAGGCCGGCTTCAGTCCCGCACTGCTCTTGGCGGCTGGTTCACCCACCTCATCCAGCAAGCGTCGGGAGTCTCCACTTCAACGGCTGTGGTCTGTCGATGTGACAGCAGCGCCAAAACTGATCAATTTGAGCTTGCCCTTCATTGGCAACCACTGGATCCAGGCCGAGCTCAGGAGCTTCTCTTTTCTCTCAATGCCTTAGCAATCGCAGGAGCTGAATCCTGCTGGCCGGTGCCCCCTTCTAGTGGATTGGCCAAGGCCCTCACGTTGAGTAAAAGTCTGGATAAAGCAAACCGAGCGTTTGCAAGTCGCTGGGATGGGGGATTCGCAGGCATGGGAGAGCGGGAGCGTCCAGAGATGCAGCTTTGTTTTGGCGACCACTTCGAAGCAGACGATTTTTTAAGCACAGCCTGCTTTGAAGAAGCCTTTCAAGCGTTGTATGCGCCGATGCTGGAGGCGCAACGGCCATGA
- a CDS encoding metallophosphoesterase: MPSLTGNHWVIGDVHGCYQPLQRLLGVLPKNDHVVFCGDVINRGPQTTTTMQLAWSLVIAGQATWLRGNHEQALLQTLADPALNSPNPWLTRLQHLPTVFWGNGWVATHAGFDSNGHPDLTIREPFWEHYDGSHGLVVVGHTPRPDVERHGRIVMVDTGAVSGGKLSAYCPETEAVVQVEGVRGATAAPRNRTAPSLQVGPC, encoded by the coding sequence ATGCCATCACTCACGGGCAATCACTGGGTGATCGGTGACGTGCATGGTTGTTACCAGCCTCTGCAGCGACTGCTCGGCGTTTTGCCAAAGAATGATCACGTCGTGTTTTGCGGTGATGTCATCAACCGTGGGCCCCAAACCACCACCACCATGCAGTTGGCTTGGTCCTTGGTTATTGCTGGACAGGCAACCTGGCTGCGAGGAAATCATGAGCAGGCCCTCTTACAGACCCTCGCGGATCCTGCGCTCAACAGTCCCAACCCATGGCTAACGCGCCTCCAGCATCTCCCTACTGTTTTTTGGGGAAATGGCTGGGTGGCAACCCACGCAGGATTTGATTCCAACGGTCATCCCGACCTGACCATTCGTGAGCCCTTCTGGGAGCATTACGACGGAAGCCATGGACTTGTGGTGGTTGGTCATACCCCCCGACCTGATGTGGAGCGTCACGGTCGGATCGTGATGGTGGATACGGGTGCGGTGTCTGGAGGAAAACTCTCGGCGTACTGCCCAGAAACAGAAGCTGTTGTGCAAGTGGAGGGGGTTCGGGGGGCAACGGCTGCTCCACGAAATCGGACGGCTCCATCGCTGCAGGTAGGGCCTTGCTAA